DNA from bacterium:
GCAAGATTTTAGAGGTCTTAAAAGGGGTTTCCACCGACTATCGAAGCAACAAACTCTTCGGTGACAAGATGATTATGAATGGGGCGTTTCTTGTGCAGAACGATCAGGTGCCAAAGTTCGATAAGTGTGTAGATGAGTTGGACGAAAGGTTGGGAGAGGGCATTAAATTCAAGTACGTGGGTCCTGTGCCACCGTGCAACTTTGTTGAAATAGTAATAAATTTGGAGGATTGAAGAAGGATGTCTAAGAGATGGTAGAGCAAGTGCCACAGCAGGAAAAGAAAAAAGAAGGCGAAGGTATACAGCTTGGCTTGCTGGATATACTGTTCCCCCTTTTTCTCCCAGTGAAAGGGATGGTGTGGCTTGGGGAAAACCTCAAAGCCACAGCCGAGGAGGAGATTACTGACGAATCGAGGATCCAGGAGAAGCTTCTGGAACTACAGATGA
Protein-coding regions in this window:
- a CDS encoding GvpL/GvpF family gas vesicle protein — protein: KILEVLKGVSTDYRSNKLFGDKMIMNGAFLVQNDQVPKFDKCVDELDERLGEGIKFKYVGPVPPCNFVEIVINLED
- a CDS encoding gas vesicle protein GvpG; this translates as MVEQVPQQEKKKEGEGIQLGLLDILFPLFLPVKGMVWLGENLKATAEEEITDESRIQEKLLELQMKFEMDEISEEEYDRKETELMEKLEAIREYKEGE